A DNA window from Moorella thermoacetica contains the following coding sequences:
- a CDS encoding YlmC/YmxH family sporulation protein: protein MRFTELMGKEIINLYDGSRLGNFADADLVLDADEGRVAAIILPPRGGWRSLFGSRQELLIPWEAVRKVGNELVVVDMDPTYSRRQKD, encoded by the coding sequence ATGCGCTTTACAGAACTCATGGGAAAGGAGATAATTAACCTCTACGACGGTTCCCGGCTGGGTAATTTCGCCGATGCCGATCTGGTCCTGGATGCGGATGAGGGCAGGGTAGCGGCGATTATTTTGCCGCCGCGGGGAGGTTGGCGTTCCCTTTTTGGTAGCCGTCAGGAACTCCTCATACCCTGGGAGGCGGTTCGTAAGGTGGGCAATGAGTTAGTGGTGGTCGATATGGATCCGACCTACAGCCGCCGCCAGAAAGATTGA
- a CDS encoding M16 family metallopeptidase, with protein sequence MYQKEILENGIRIVSEEIPFVNSVALGVWVRTGSRNEDEDNQGVSHFLEHLLFKGTTRRTARQIAEELEAVGGVINAFTTKEYTCFYSRVLAEHLDLAIDVLSDMFFNSLLAPEDIEKEKRVILEEIKMYEDSPDELIHDLFARTIWPGHPLGRAILGTYETVAALNRDLIYRYYQEQYNCANIVLAAAGKFNTSELIVKLEASFGRQRRPGKAAQFHPPVNRAATSMQVKDTEQVQICLGVPGLAQDDPAIYAVQALNNILGGGLSSRLFQLIREERALAYSVYSYHAGFGDSGLFTVYAGTSPDNYRQVVQLVLEELASLKNNGVTEEELKRTKDQIRGNLLLGQESVSQRMSRLGKTEVSFGRVITAEEVIERLNQVTRDDVQALAQRLFRPEYLSLTALGPEVEPLDLAAIASSAGL encoded by the coding sequence ATGTACCAGAAAGAAATCCTGGAGAACGGTATCCGGATAGTCTCCGAGGAAATCCCCTTTGTTAATTCCGTAGCCCTGGGCGTATGGGTACGGACCGGGTCCCGTAACGAGGATGAGGATAACCAGGGCGTTTCCCACTTTCTGGAGCACCTTTTGTTTAAGGGGACTACCAGGCGTACTGCCAGGCAGATAGCGGAGGAACTGGAAGCAGTCGGCGGGGTCATCAATGCCTTCACAACTAAAGAATATACCTGCTTTTACAGCCGGGTCCTGGCGGAACACCTGGACCTGGCTATCGATGTTTTAAGCGATATGTTTTTTAATTCCCTCCTGGCCCCGGAAGATATCGAGAAGGAAAAAAGGGTGATCCTGGAGGAAATTAAAATGTACGAGGACTCCCCGGATGAATTGATCCACGACCTTTTTGCCCGGACCATCTGGCCGGGCCATCCCCTGGGAAGGGCTATCCTGGGGACCTATGAAACAGTGGCTGCTTTAAACCGGGATCTCATATACCGCTACTACCAGGAACAGTATAATTGCGCCAATATTGTCCTGGCTGCTGCCGGTAAGTTTAATACCTCCGAACTGATAGTCAAACTGGAAGCATCCTTCGGCCGGCAAAGGCGTCCGGGCAAGGCAGCCCAATTCCACCCGCCTGTAAACCGGGCGGCCACCAGTATGCAGGTCAAGGATACGGAACAGGTCCAGATCTGCCTGGGTGTGCCGGGACTGGCCCAGGATGATCCAGCTATTTATGCTGTCCAGGCCTTAAACAATATCCTGGGGGGCGGCCTGAGTTCCCGCCTTTTCCAGCTTATCCGGGAAGAACGCGCCCTGGCCTATTCTGTCTATTCCTACCATGCCGGTTTCGGCGACAGCGGCCTCTTTACTGTTTACGCCGGTACCAGCCCGGATAATTACCGGCAGGTGGTGCAACTGGTTCTGGAAGAACTGGCGTCCCTGAAGAACAACGGCGTTACCGAAGAGGAGTTAAAAAGGACCAAGGACCAGATCCGGGGCAATCTTCTCCTGGGTCAGGAGAGTGTCAGCCAGCGTATGAGCCGCCTGGGGAAAACGGAGGTTTCTTTTGGCCGGGTAATCACGGCCGAAGAAGTAATCGAGCGCCTGAACCAGGTTACGAGGGATGACGTCCAGGCCCTGGCGCAGCGGCTTTTCCGGCCGGAATACCTATCCCTGACCGCCCTGGGGCCGGAGGTAGAACCCCTGGACTTGGCCGCCATCGCCAGCTCCGCAGGGTTGTAG
- the rpsO gene encoding 30S ribosomal protein S15, whose protein sequence is MALDAAKKREIIARYQKHENDTGSPEVQIAILTERINHLTEHLQVHHKDHHSRRGLLKMVGQRRGLLNYLRENDVERYRQIVESLGLRR, encoded by the coding sequence ATGGCCCTGGATGCAGCCAAAAAGAGGGAAATTATTGCCCGCTATCAAAAACATGAGAATGATACCGGTTCGCCAGAAGTACAGATTGCCATTCTAACGGAACGCATTAACCACCTAACAGAACACCTGCAGGTACATCATAAGGACCATCACTCCCGCCGGGGATTGCTTAAGATGGTTGGTCAACGCCGGGGATTGCTCAATTACCTGCGCGAAAACGATGTTGAGCGTTACCGGCAGATTGTCGAGTCCCTGGGCTTGAGACGCTAA
- a CDS encoding bifunctional riboflavin kinase/FAD synthetase, translating to MQVWQGLPAERAMNGCNLALGNFDGVHRGHQHLIGSVVQKSRSGGGEGVVITFVPHPARVLEGSPPGLLTTTKRKIELIGQLGIDHLFLLPFTPSLAALEPEAFVREILWAHFHPSLVAVGFNFTFGHRGAGTPALLRRLGEELGFKVEVMGPVTLRGLTVSSTAIRNALENGDIGLARDLLGYWPVLAGRVVAGDQHGRQLGFPTANLAVPPELKLPAYGVYACLASFRGRKWQAVVNIGRRPTFGSALPATIEAHLLDFSGNLYNEEMELEFRAFLRQERKFASPGELKAQMEADREQARNILGGHRFSILEQRDRQA from the coding sequence ATGCAGGTCTGGCAGGGACTGCCCGCCGAAAGGGCGATGAATGGTTGCAATCTGGCCCTGGGGAATTTTGACGGCGTCCACCGGGGTCACCAGCACTTAATAGGCAGTGTTGTCCAGAAATCCCGCTCCGGAGGGGGCGAGGGGGTGGTTATTACCTTCGTCCCCCACCCGGCCCGGGTTCTTGAAGGTAGCCCGCCAGGGTTGTTGACAACCACGAAACGGAAAATTGAACTTATTGGCCAGCTGGGTATAGACCACCTGTTTTTATTACCCTTTACCCCCTCCCTGGCAGCCTTGGAACCGGAGGCCTTTGTACGGGAGATTTTATGGGCTCATTTCCATCCCAGTCTGGTGGCGGTGGGCTTTAACTTTACCTTTGGCCACAGGGGAGCAGGCACGCCGGCCCTCCTCCGGCGCCTGGGGGAGGAGTTGGGCTTTAAGGTTGAAGTGATGGGGCCGGTAACCTTGCGGGGTCTCACCGTCAGTAGCACGGCCATCCGTAATGCCCTGGAAAATGGTGACATCGGCCTGGCGCGGGATCTCCTCGGTTACTGGCCGGTCCTGGCTGGCAGGGTTGTTGCCGGCGATCAGCACGGCAGGCAACTGGGTTTCCCTACTGCCAACCTGGCCGTACCCCCGGAGTTGAAGTTGCCTGCCTACGGCGTTTATGCCTGCTTAGCCTCCTTCCGGGGCCGGAAATGGCAGGCAGTGGTAAACATAGGCCGACGGCCAACCTTCGGCTCGGCCCTGCCGGCGACCATTGAAGCCCATTTACTGGATTTTAGCGGCAATCTTTACAATGAAGAAATGGAATTGGAATTCCGGGCTTTCCTCCGCCAGGAGCGGAAATTCGCCAGCCCCGGGGAGTTAAAGGCCCAAATGGAGGCTGATCGGGAACAGGCCCGTAACATACTGGGAGGACATCGGTTTTCAATTCTTGAGCAGAGGGACCGGCAGGCGTAA
- a CDS encoding polyribonucleotide nucleotidyltransferase has protein sequence MQGVLRKTLVVAGRDLTLETGRLAKQAGGAVMVSYGGTMVLVTATASEEPREGIDFFPLTVDYEERLYAAGKIPGGFIKREGRPSEKAILSARLIDRPIRPLFPKFYRNDVHVVATVMSVDQDCPPNVAGIIGASAALMLSAIPFAGPIGAVSVGLIDNRPVINPTLEEDSRSSLNLTVAGTANAIMMVEAGAKEVPEDLMLECIMQGHEEIKRIVAFINEFRAEALAMGLAKEKPELVAPQLDPAWESRVREIATPRLREVIYRSRDEKWSKQERNKQLDACREEINNLILEGQEEALAANPELPGLIKELITKIEKEIVRRMILTEGIRVDGRTLEEIRPITCEVGVLSRTHGSGLFTRGETQVLTVTTLGPISDEQILDDLGVDESKRYMHHYNFPPYSVGEARPIRAPGRREIGHGALAERALEPMIPSEEEFPYAIRLVSEVLGSNGSTSMGSVCGSTLSLMDAGVPIKAPVAGVAMGLVKENDQVAILTDIQGLEDALGDMDFKVAGTKKGITALQMDIKIAGIDRSILERALEQARRGRLFILDKILATIPEPRKELSPYAPRMLTITIDPDKIRDIIGPGGKIIKKIIEETGVEIDVEDDGRVFIASTDAAAGERALKIIESLTQDVETGKVYNGKVTRVTDFGAFVEVIPGVLGMPGKEGLVHISQLANERVEKVEDVVQEGDYILVKAIGFDPQGRLKLSRKEALNESTVGEGGHRHFRRAGREGGHRGLNNRRQSR, from the coding sequence ATGCAAGGGGTATTACGTAAAACCCTGGTTGTTGCCGGCCGGGATCTGACCCTGGAAACCGGACGCCTGGCCAAACAGGCCGGGGGAGCAGTTATGGTTAGTTATGGTGGCACCATGGTCCTGGTAACGGCAACAGCTTCAGAGGAACCCCGGGAAGGAATCGACTTCTTTCCCCTTACCGTTGACTACGAAGAGAGGCTCTATGCTGCCGGTAAAATCCCGGGAGGGTTTATTAAACGGGAAGGACGGCCCAGCGAGAAGGCCATCCTCTCGGCCAGGTTGATCGACCGCCCCATCCGGCCCCTTTTCCCTAAATTCTACCGCAACGATGTCCACGTGGTGGCTACGGTGATGTCGGTCGACCAGGATTGTCCTCCCAATGTGGCTGGTATTATCGGGGCGTCGGCAGCCTTGATGCTCTCGGCGATACCCTTTGCCGGGCCCATTGGGGCGGTAAGTGTCGGATTAATCGACAACCGCCCGGTTATTAACCCGACCCTGGAGGAAGATTCCCGGAGCAGTCTAAATCTTACCGTGGCCGGCACAGCCAACGCCATCATGATGGTAGAAGCCGGCGCTAAAGAAGTACCTGAAGACCTGATGCTGGAATGTATAATGCAAGGTCATGAAGAGATCAAGCGGATTGTTGCCTTTATCAATGAATTTCGTGCAGAAGCCCTGGCCATGGGCCTGGCGAAGGAAAAACCGGAGCTAGTTGCCCCCCAGCTAGACCCGGCATGGGAGAGCCGGGTGCGGGAGATTGCTACTCCCAGGCTTCGTGAGGTTATTTATCGCAGCCGTGACGAGAAGTGGAGCAAGCAGGAACGGAATAAACAGTTAGACGCCTGCCGGGAGGAAATCAACAACTTGATCCTGGAGGGCCAGGAAGAGGCCCTGGCAGCCAACCCCGAACTCCCTGGCCTGATAAAAGAGCTGATTACCAAGATCGAGAAGGAAATAGTCCGCCGCATGATCCTTACGGAAGGTATCCGGGTGGATGGGCGCACCCTGGAAGAGATCCGGCCCATCACCTGCGAGGTGGGGGTCTTAAGCCGCACCCATGGTTCCGGTCTCTTCACCCGGGGAGAAACCCAGGTTTTGACGGTCACTACACTGGGGCCCATTAGCGATGAGCAGATCCTCGACGACCTGGGAGTCGATGAATCGAAACGCTATATGCATCATTACAATTTCCCGCCCTACAGCGTCGGTGAAGCACGCCCCATCAGAGCCCCCGGGCGGCGGGAGATTGGCCATGGAGCCCTGGCCGAGCGAGCCCTGGAGCCCATGATCCCCTCGGAAGAGGAATTCCCTTATGCTATTCGCCTGGTATCGGAAGTCCTGGGCTCCAACGGTTCAACATCCATGGGCAGCGTCTGCGGCAGCACCCTGTCCCTCATGGATGCCGGGGTGCCCATCAAGGCCCCGGTGGCAGGGGTAGCCATGGGCCTGGTAAAGGAGAACGACCAGGTAGCCATCCTTACGGACATCCAGGGATTAGAAGACGCCTTGGGAGATATGGACTTTAAGGTGGCCGGGACGAAAAAGGGTATAACAGCCCTGCAGATGGATATTAAAATTGCCGGGATCGACAGATCCATCCTGGAACGGGCTCTGGAACAGGCCCGCCGCGGCCGGCTCTTTATCCTCGATAAAATACTGGCAACTATCCCGGAGCCGCGCAAGGAGCTTTCACCATATGCCCCGAGGATGCTGACTATTACCATTGACCCGGATAAAATTCGGGATATTATCGGCCCGGGCGGTAAGATCATTAAAAAGATCATTGAAGAGACCGGGGTGGAGATTGACGTCGAGGATGACGGACGCGTCTTCATTGCCTCTACCGATGCCGCCGCCGGGGAGCGGGCACTAAAGATTATTGAATCCTTGACCCAGGATGTGGAAACAGGTAAGGTATACAACGGCAAGGTAACTAGGGTGACTGACTTTGGTGCCTTTGTAGAGGTAATACCCGGGGTGCTGGGGATGCCCGGTAAGGAAGGGCTGGTCCACATCTCCCAGTTGGCCAACGAACGGGTAGAAAAAGTGGAGGATGTAGTCCAGGAAGGCGATTATATCCTGGTCAAGGCCATCGGTTTTGACCCCCAGGGCCGGCTGAAACTCTCACGTAAAGAGGCCCTCAATGAGTCGACGGTCGGGGAAGGGGGGCACCGCCACTTTCGCCGGGCTGGACGGGAAGGCGGCCATCGGGGCTTAAACAACCGCAGACAATCTCGTTAG
- a CDS encoding polysaccharide deacetylase family protein: MYVFYWQRHGFKGWGFLAILGLLLLLGFTCWRWFGRAAVPVMKTQPIYQGDPERKAIALTFTIDWGEEYLPAILTALEQVGARATFFPTGQWAERHPELVRQMAAAGHEIGNHGQSHPHPDNLSREENRQDILQGEATLKAITGKKPVLYSPPYGESKPQVVAAASDLGYKFIMWTINTGDYLPNTQPEDILATILPKCQNGAIVLLHPTEPAAKALPELLKQLKERGYALVTTSEILPNG; the protein is encoded by the coding sequence ATGTATGTGTTTTATTGGCAGAGGCATGGGTTTAAAGGCTGGGGCTTCCTGGCTATACTCGGATTACTCCTTCTCCTGGGTTTTACCTGCTGGCGGTGGTTCGGCAGGGCGGCGGTACCGGTCATGAAAACCCAGCCCATTTATCAGGGTGATCCGGAGCGGAAGGCAATAGCCCTGACCTTTACTATCGACTGGGGAGAGGAATACCTGCCGGCCATTCTGACCGCCCTGGAACAGGTCGGAGCCAGGGCGACCTTTTTCCCTACCGGCCAGTGGGCAGAACGCCACCCGGAACTGGTCCGCCAGATGGCCGCTGCCGGCCACGAAATCGGCAACCACGGCCAGAGCCATCCCCATCCCGACAATCTCAGCCGGGAGGAAAATCGCCAGGATATTCTTCAAGGCGAGGCAACGTTGAAGGCTATTACCGGGAAAAAACCCGTCCTCTACTCTCCACCCTACGGGGAGAGTAAACCCCAGGTAGTGGCTGCAGCTAGCGACCTGGGCTATAAGTTTATCATGTGGACGATTAACACCGGTGATTACCTGCCCAATACCCAGCCGGAGGATATCCTGGCCACGATACTCCCCAAGTGTCAGAACGGGGCCATTGTGCTGTTGCACCCGACGGAACCGGCGGCGAAGGCCCTGCCGGAACTTTTAAAGCAACTTAAGGAACGGGGATATGCCCTGGTAACAACTTCTGAGATACTTCCAAACGGGTGA
- a CDS encoding D-alanyl-D-alanine carboxypeptidase family protein: MKHVVLILALVVFCFLGSSPVKAADELQITAPAAVLMEASTGQVLYERGAREKRPPASTTKIMTAILALELGRLDTPIKVSENAATTPGASIYLQKGEVLTLGDLVKGALLESGNDATVAIAEGLAGSEAGFAFLMNRKAWLLGARTTHFNNPNGLPDPGHYTSAYDLALIARYALGNPVFRRLVATVEDQIPGPDGVRHLYNTNRLLESYPGADGVKTGTTAAAGQCLVASATRGGRQLIAVVLGSADRYGDTRTLLDYGFKNFYCEMVKAGEPLGQVYIPNGEMTSIGVAPAMDAGFTAPLARSGQLEKKVLLPRAARAPVRKGQELGRVQILFAGREVAAAPLVATGDVRAIPWWSRLISLGSNIFHAGRFSALLERNR; this comes from the coding sequence GTGAAACATGTAGTCCTGATTTTAGCGCTGGTTGTTTTTTGTTTCCTGGGTTCCAGCCCGGTAAAGGCGGCTGATGAACTTCAAATTACGGCGCCGGCGGCCGTTTTGATGGAAGCAAGCACAGGGCAGGTCCTTTATGAGCGAGGTGCCAGGGAAAAGCGACCCCCGGCAAGCACGACGAAGATCATGACGGCCATCCTGGCCCTGGAGTTGGGCCGGCTCGATACCCCTATTAAGGTAAGCGAAAATGCCGCTACCACCCCGGGGGCCAGTATCTACCTGCAAAAGGGGGAAGTTTTGACCCTGGGGGATTTAGTAAAAGGGGCTCTCCTTGAATCCGGTAACGATGCCACCGTAGCCATTGCCGAGGGACTGGCCGGTTCCGAGGCCGGCTTTGCCTTCTTGATGAACCGCAAGGCCTGGCTCCTGGGAGCCCGTACGACCCACTTCAATAACCCCAACGGTCTCCCTGATCCGGGCCATTATACCTCAGCCTACGACCTGGCCTTAATAGCCCGCTATGCCCTGGGTAACCCTGTCTTTCGCCGCCTGGTGGCCACAGTTGAAGACCAGATCCCGGGACCGGATGGGGTACGCCATCTCTATAATACCAACCGCCTCCTGGAAAGCTACCCCGGGGCCGACGGGGTCAAGACCGGCACTACCGCAGCCGCCGGCCAGTGCCTGGTGGCCTCGGCGACAAGGGGGGGCCGCCAGTTGATTGCCGTGGTCCTGGGCAGCGCTGATCGTTACGGCGACACCAGGACCCTCCTGGATTATGGCTTTAAAAATTTTTATTGCGAAATGGTGAAAGCCGGGGAACCCCTGGGCCAGGTATATATTCCCAACGGAGAAATGACCAGCATCGGCGTGGCCCCGGCTATGGACGCTGGCTTCACGGCACCCCTGGCCCGGAGCGGCCAGCTGGAAAAAAAGGTGCTTTTACCGCGTGCCGCCAGGGCGCCGGTAAGAAAGGGTCAGGAATTGGGGCGGGTGCAGATACTTTTCGCAGGCCGTGAGGTCGCGGCCGCTCCCCTGGTGGCCACCGGGGATGTCAGGGCAATTCCCTGGTGGTCGCGGTTAATCTCCCTGGGTAGTAATATTTTTCATGCCGGCAGGTTTTCGGCCCTTCTGGAACGAAATAGATGA
- a CDS encoding dUTPase: MDRLEHIFELQERFDRDLARRRQLPDYSPAEWIQKEVLAIVAELGELLDEVNFKWWKNPHPLDHEAIKGELVDILHFLVSMCLKAGITAEDFYQAYLAKNQVNFRRQQGLTDQKEYAAGWADKEE; the protein is encoded by the coding sequence GTGGACCGTTTGGAACATATCTTCGAACTCCAGGAGCGCTTTGACCGGGACCTGGCCCGGCGGCGGCAGCTGCCAGATTATAGCCCCGCTGAGTGGATCCAGAAAGAAGTCCTGGCTATAGTCGCCGAGCTGGGAGAGCTCCTGGACGAAGTAAACTTTAAGTGGTGGAAGAATCCCCACCCATTGGACCACGAGGCCATTAAGGGGGAACTGGTGGATATCCTGCATTTCCTGGTCAGCATGTGCCTCAAAGCCGGGATTACAGCTGAGGATTTTTACCAGGCCTATTTGGCCAAAAACCAGGTGAATTTTCGTCGCCAGCAAGGCCTGACGGACCAGAAGGAATATGCCGCCGGGTGGGCGGACAAGGAAGAATAA